ACCAGGCGGTCAACGAGCGCCTGGCGCTGCGCCTGACCGCGCTGTTCGAGGATTCCAACAGCTTCCGCGACCATGGTGAGCTGGAGCGCTGGGCGATCAACCCGACCGCGAGCTTCGCCCTGAGCGATGCCACCCTGATAGAGGTCGGCTACGAGCACTTCGAGGACGACCGCACCGTCGACCGCGGCCTGCCGTCCTTCACTGCGTCCGGGCGCAGCCGGGGCGAGCCGCTGAAGGTCAATGAGTCCACCCACTTCGGCAGCCCCGACGACAGCTTTTCCACCGCCGAGGTGGATGCGCTGAACGCTCGCATCAGCCATGAGTTCGCCAACGGCGTGCAGTTGAGCAACCAGACCCGCTACGCCGACTACGCGAAGTTCTACCAGAACCTCTACCCCTCCGCGGCCTACAACGCGGCCACCAACCAGGTGCAACTCGGCGCCTACAACAACGCCACCGATCGCATCAATCTGATCAATCAGACCGACCTGACCATCGCCGGCCACGCGCTGGGCTTCGATCACACCTTGCTGGTCGGCGCCGAACTGAGCCGCCAGGTCACGGAGAACTTCCGCGAGACGGGCTACTTCAATGCGGCCGGCACGCAGAAGAATACCTTCGTGACGCCGCAGGACAGCATCTATCAGGGGCCGGTGGTGTTCAGTCACAGCGCGACCGACGCCGACAATGAGAGCGTTGCCGACAACACGGCGCTCTACGTGCAAGACCAGATTCAGCTGACCCAGCACTGGGAACTGCTGCTCGGCGTGCGCTACGACAACTTCAAGGTCGATGTCGACGACTACAAGGGTGGCGTTCACACCCAGCTGGCCAGCTCGGACGATCTGTTCTCGCCGCGCGCCGGGCTGATCTACAAGCCGCTGGACAACCTGTCCTTCTACACCAGCTACTCGATTGCCTACGTGCCGCGCGCCGGCGAGCAGCTCGCCTCGCTCACGGCCAGCAACCGATCGCTGGACCCCGAGGAGTTCACCAACCGCGAAATCGGCGTGAAGTGGGACATCCATCCGCGCCTGGCCGCGACCGCAGCGCTGTACAACCTGGAGCGCACCAATGTGGCCACCGCCGACCCGAGCGATCCGACTCGCTCGATTCTGGTCGACGGCCAGCGCGTGCGCGGTGTCGAGCTGAGCCTAACCGGCAACCTCACCGATGCCTGGCAGATCACCGGCGGCTACGCCTACCAGAACAGCGAAATGCAGACCCCAGGCTTCGAGGGCAACGAGATCGCCCAGGTGCCGCGTGACTCCTTCTCGCTGTGGAACCGCTACGACTTGAACTCGCAGTGGGGACTGGGGCTCGGCGCGATCTACCAGAGCGACGTGTTTGCCGCGGCAGACAACAAGGTCGTGCTGCCAAGCTTCACCCGGTTCGATGCGGCGGTCTATTACACCGTCAGTCCAGAGCTGCGTCTGCAGCTCAATGTGGAGAACCTGCTGAATGAGGAGTACTACGCCTCGGCCCACGGCAACAACAACATCATGCCGGGCTCGCCGCTGGCCGTTGGCCTGAGCGCTAATGTCTCCTTCTGATTAGGTGCGCGGTCGTCGCCTCGACGCACGCTCGGCAGAAGGCCGCCTTACCGGGCGGCCTTCTGCCGACTGAAGCCTGGGGCCATCGGTGCAGTGGCGTGCAGCTGGACCTCTGTCTAGGCGCTTTCGCAGTGTAAATAGCCGGTAAAGTCCGGCAAACGCAATTCGTTCTCATCTAGTATCCGCTGCCCCCGTCACTCCTGCCTGGTGTCCGAACCGTGTTCAAGCAAATCCTCTTTCAGTTGCACTGGTTGCTGGGCATCAGCGCCGGCCTGGTGCTGGGCCTGATGGGCCTGACCGGCGCGCTCTACAGCTTCGAAGGCGAGATCATGCGCGCCCTCAATCCCCAGGTGCTGCGGGTCGAGGTGCGCGAGTCAGGGATGCTGGCCCCGGCCGAGCTGGTGGCGAGAATCGAGGCGGCCGAGGGCAAGACGGTCTCCGGCCTGTCGGTCGATGGTCGCGACGGCAACGCGGCGCGGGTGTTCTTCACCCCGCCGGCGGGCGAGCGGCGCGGGCCGATGCGTTTCTTCGACCCCTACAGCGGCGAGTTGTTGGCGCCGCCGGTGGGGCAGTCGTTCTTCGGCCTGATGCTGCAGTTGCACCGTTTCCTGGCCATGGGCGAGACGGGCAAGCAGATCACCGCCGCCAGCACCCTGGCGCTGCTGTTCTTCTGCCTGTCCGGCCTCTACCTGCGCTGGCCGCGCCGGGCATTGAACTGGCGCGCCTGGCTGGCGCTGGACTGGGGGAAAAAGGGCCGCGCGTTCAAGTGGGACCTGCACGCGGTCTTCGGCACCTGGTGCCTGGTGTTCTACCTGTGCGCCGCGCTGACCGGCCTGTACTGGTCCTACGACTGGTATCGCCAGGGTCTGACCCGGCTGCTCGGCGACGCGCCGGCGGCTCAGCGGGGCAACCCCGGCGGGCGCGGCGCGGCGCCCCAGGCGTTGCCCGAGGTCGATTACCGGGCGCTGTGGCAGGGCCTGCAGGACGCCGCCGGCCCGCAGCTGGCCAGCTGGAACCTGCGCCTGCCGGACCGGCCGGGGCAGCCGGCGAGCGTGTTGTATCTGCTGAGCGACGCCGAGCATCCGCGCGCTTACAGCCAGCTCGGCCTCGAACCGCTCAGCGGCAGGGTCAGCAGGCATGTCCGCTATGCCGACAGCTCCTTCGGTGCGCGTCTGCTGACCAGCGTCTATGCGCTGCACAGCGGCGAGTACTTCGGCCTGGCCGGGCGCATCCTCATGGCCCTGGCCAGTGCGGCCATGCCGCTTTTCGCTATCACCGGCTGGCTGCTGTACCTGGACCGGCGGCGCAAGCAGCGCGCGATTCGGCTGGCCAAGGGGACAGTGGCCGGGGCCGGCGAGGGTCAGGGCTGGCTGATAGGTTTCGCCAGCCAGAGTGGTCTGGCCGAGCAACTGGCCTGGCGTACGGCCGGGCTGTTGCAGGCCGCTGGCATGCCGGTGCAGGTGCAATCTCTGGCCGAGCTGAGCGAGCAGGCGTTGGCGCAGGCCCGTCGTGCGGTGTTCGTGGTCAGCACCTTCGGCGACGGCGAGGCGCCGGACAGCGCCCGGGGCTTCGAGCGGCGCCTGCTCGGCCGCGAAGTGGCCCTCGGCGACCTGAACTATGCCGTGCTGGCCCTGGGCGATCGGCAGTACCGGAAGTTCTGCGGCTTCGCCCGGCGTCTGCACGATTGGTTGGGCCGCCAGGGCGCCCGCAGCCTGTTCGCGCCGGTGGAGGTGGACAACGGCGACCACGCCACGCTGGCCATCTGGCAGCGCCGGCTCGGCGAACTGACCGGCGTGACCCTGCAGGCGCCGCTGGAGCAGCCCTTCGCCGAGTGGCGCCTGCTGGGGCGCGAATGCCTGAACCCGTCCAGTGGTGGCGCGCTGACTTTCCTGGTGCGTCTGCAGCCGCTTGCCGGGGCGAGCTGGCAGGCCGGCGACCTGTTGCAGGTGTTGCCACACAACGCCGAGGGCGCGGTGCCGCGCGATTACTCGATCGCCTCGCTGCCGGGCGATGGCGCCCTGGAGCTGATCGTGCGCCAGGCGCGTCACGGCGATGGTTCGCT
The genomic region above belongs to Pseudomonas benzenivorans and contains:
- a CDS encoding TonB-dependent receptor, yielding MRKCGKGLGSLPQRRLLASAVASASLVFGFTQSAIAADTSSVTLEPMEVVQKLNSYGVERTRTATKTDTPLRNVPQSISVVTDTQIRDQSMQGMADVVRYVPGVQMAQGEGHRDAPILRGNATTADFFVDGMRDDVQYLRDLYNVERVEVLKGPNGMIFGRGGSGGLINRVTKQANWTDGREVGLTYGSWENRRMTGDFNQAVNERLALRLTALFEDSNSFRDHGELERWAINPTASFALSDATLIEVGYEHFEDDRTVDRGLPSFTASGRSRGEPLKVNESTHFGSPDDSFSTAEVDALNARISHEFANGVQLSNQTRYADYAKFYQNLYPSAAYNAATNQVQLGAYNNATDRINLINQTDLTIAGHALGFDHTLLVGAELSRQVTENFRETGYFNAAGTQKNTFVTPQDSIYQGPVVFSHSATDADNESVADNTALYVQDQIQLTQHWELLLGVRYDNFKVDVDDYKGGVHTQLASSDDLFSPRAGLIYKPLDNLSFYTSYSIAYVPRAGEQLASLTASNRSLDPEEFTNREIGVKWDIHPRLAATAALYNLERTNVATADPSDPTRSILVDGQRVRGVELSLTGNLTDAWQITGGYAYQNSEMQTPGFEGNEIAQVPRDSFSLWNRYDLNSQWGLGLGAIYQSDVFAAADNKVVLPSFTRFDAAVYYTVSPELRLQLNVENLLNEEYYASAHGNNNIMPGSPLAVGLSANVSF
- a CDS encoding PepSY domain-containing protein; translated protein: MFKQILFQLHWLLGISAGLVLGLMGLTGALYSFEGEIMRALNPQVLRVEVRESGMLAPAELVARIEAAEGKTVSGLSVDGRDGNAARVFFTPPAGERRGPMRFFDPYSGELLAPPVGQSFFGLMLQLHRFLAMGETGKQITAASTLALLFFCLSGLYLRWPRRALNWRAWLALDWGKKGRAFKWDLHAVFGTWCLVFYLCAALTGLYWSYDWYRQGLTRLLGDAPAAQRGNPGGRGAAPQALPEVDYRALWQGLQDAAGPQLASWNLRLPDRPGQPASVLYLLSDAEHPRAYSQLGLEPLSGRVSRHVRYADSSFGARLLTSVYALHSGEYFGLAGRILMALASAAMPLFAITGWLLYLDRRRKQRAIRLAKGTVAGAGEGQGWLIGFASQSGLAEQLAWRTAGLLQAAGMPVQVQSLAELSEQALAQARRAVFVVSTFGDGEAPDSARGFERRLLGREVALGDLNYAVLALGDRQYRKFCGFARRLHDWLGRQGARSLFAPVEVDNGDHATLAIWQRRLGELTGVTLQAPLEQPFAEWRLLGRECLNPSSGGALTFLVRLQPLAGASWQAGDLLQVLPHNAEGAVPRDYSIASLPGDGALELIVRQARHGDGSLGLGSGWLTAEAQPGAMLRVRLRANSAFHPPADARPLILIGNGTGLAGLRSLLQARIVAGHWRNWLLFGERRAAHDFYCREELQGLLASGELARLDLAFSRDQAEKIYVQDRLREAAAELHHWLDEGAAIYVCGSLDGMAAGVDRVLREVLGDAALEHLREAGRYRRDVY